Proteins encoded within one genomic window of Gloeobacter kilaueensis JS1:
- a CDS encoding TauD/TfdA family dioxygenase — MTTQTPTDTFGTTLQGTAAASPLDLDRDTVIDAFRRTGYVYITGFAPDTEAFLAFTARYCTDFRAYVGGAYSRESIGGNKTLMSVTGGKLRFAVPLHGEMYYLKEHPSVLWFYCATPALKDGETTVADGVRFWRELSSASRQLFSEQRIKYIRTYPDGTWQGIYQSDDLEEVARVCAANQMTFKVGTERQVITEYVTSAVVKTPYGEHDAFINNILPVVGQERAGSKASLVRLEDDSPIPDAVLADLVAVAGRITIDVPWKSGDIAMINNTRAMHGRRSFADDQRDIYVRLGDAAFAL, encoded by the coding sequence ATGACAACCCAGACTCCCACAGACACGTTCGGTACGACCCTCCAGGGGACCGCTGCTGCCAGCCCCCTCGACCTCGACCGCGATACGGTGATCGACGCTTTTCGCCGGACCGGCTACGTCTACATCACCGGCTTTGCGCCTGACACCGAGGCTTTTTTAGCGTTCACCGCCCGCTACTGCACCGACTTTCGCGCCTACGTCGGCGGTGCCTACAGCCGCGAGTCCATTGGCGGCAACAAGACCTTGATGTCGGTGACCGGGGGCAAGTTGCGCTTTGCCGTTCCGTTGCACGGCGAAATGTACTATCTAAAAGAGCACCCGAGCGTCCTCTGGTTCTACTGCGCCACCCCGGCGCTCAAAGACGGCGAGACGACGGTCGCCGACGGCGTGCGCTTCTGGCGCGAACTGAGTTCCGCTTCGCGGCAACTTTTTAGCGAGCAGCGCATCAAGTACATTCGCACCTATCCCGACGGCACCTGGCAGGGCATCTACCAGAGCGACGACCTCGAAGAGGTGGCCAGGGTCTGTGCTGCAAACCAGATGACCTTCAAAGTCGGGACCGAGCGCCAGGTGATCACCGAGTACGTCACCTCCGCCGTCGTCAAGACACCCTATGGCGAGCACGACGCCTTTATCAACAACATCCTGCCGGTGGTGGGCCAGGAGCGGGCGGGCTCGAAGGCGAGCCTGGTGCGCCTGGAGGACGATTCGCCGATCCCCGACGCGGTGCTCGCCGACCTGGTCGCCGTTGCGGGCCGAATCACGATCGATGTGCCCTGGAAGAGCGGCGACATCGCGATGATCAACAACACCCGTGCCATGCATGGCCGCCGCAGTTTTGCCGACGACCAGCGCGACATCTACGTCCGGCTCGGAGACGCAGCCTTTGCGTTGTAG